One stretch of Brachyhypopomus gauderio isolate BG-103 chromosome 10, BGAUD_0.2, whole genome shotgun sequence DNA includes these proteins:
- the pora gene encoding NADPH--cytochrome P450 reductase isoform X6: MLRSYTTLRGERNMSNMVFQMTSFIEKMKENSELSRLTEIANSLAVFCMATCGEGEPTDNAQDFYGWMQGTYDSLEGVRFAVFGLGNKTYEHFNTIGKNTDQWLSDLGATRVCDLGLGDADNNLEEDFVCWTQRFWPAVCELLGVQAPRQECSFRQYELVVHNDISVSEVYSGELGHLMSFQIQKTPFNEKNPFLAPVILNRKLNKGGNRHLMHLELDISGSEIRYTAGDHAAVYPANDESLVNRLGERLGVNLDTIITLKNLDVGSDMLHPFPCPTSYRTALTHYLDITNPPRSNLLFELAQYASEPREQRAMREMACSSTEGKALYRSWVLDAERDVLAVLEDLPSLRPPVDHLCELLPRLQARFYSIASSAKVHPTSIHICAAVVEHTTKTGRVFKGVATNWLKNKVVTDSGPKPNVPMYVRKSQFHLPLSAAKPVVMIGPGTGIAPFMGFIQERAWLKEQGEEVGETILYFGCRHRHEDFLYQEELQEFEKTGVLTQLNVAFSRQQKHKVYVQHLLKKNKEHLWNLIHLHNAHIYVCGDAHNMARDVQATFHAIAEEVEGLTHAEAVDYFKRLATSGRYSQDVWS, translated from the exons ATGCTCAGATCTTACACTACACTCAGAGGAGAGAGAAATATG agCAATATGGTCTTTCAAATGACTAGTTTCATtgagaaaatgaaagaaaat TCTGAGCTATCTCGTCTGACGGAGATCGCCAACTCCCTGGCAGTGTTCTGCATGGCTACATGTGGGGAAGGTGAACCTACTGATAATGCCCAGGACTTCTATGGCTGGATGCAGGGAACGTATGACAGTCTAGAGGGTGTGCGTTTTGCA GTGTTCGGATTGGGGAATAAGACGTATGAGCATTTCAACACTATTGGGAAGAATACAGACCAATGGCTGTCTGATCTAGGAGCTACGAGAGTTTGTGACCTTGGCCTTGGAGATGCAGACAACAA TTTGGAGGAAGACTTCGTATGTTGGACGCAGCGGTTCTGGCCAGCGGTGTGTGAGTTGTTGGGAGTGCAGGCTCCCCGGCAGGAATGCAG CTTTCGTCAGTATGAACTCGTGGTCCACAACGACAtcagtgtgagtgaggtgtactCAGGTGAGCTGGGTCACCTGATGAGCTTTCAGATCCAGAAAAC GCCTTTTAATGAGAAGAATCCCTTCTTGGCGCCTGTAATTCTTAACCGCAAACTCAACAAGGGCGGAAACCGTCACTTGATGCATTTAGAACTGGATATCTCAGGTTCTGAGATTAG GTATACTGCTGGAGACCATGCTGCTGTGTACCCTGCAAATGATGAGTCACTAGTGAACAGACTGGGGGAGAGACTGGGTGTCAACCTCGACACAATCATCACGCTCAAGAATCTGGATG TGGGTTCCGATATGCTGCACCCGTTCCCGTGTCCCACGTCCTACCGCACAGCCCTGACCCACTACCTGGACATCACCAACCCGCCGCGCTCTAACCTGCTGTTTGAGCTGGCCCAGTATGCATCGGAACCTCGGGAGCAGAGGGCGATGCGCGAGATGGCCTGTTCCTCCACCGAAGGCAAG GCACTGTACCGCAGCTGGGTGCTGGATGCAGAGAGGGATGTCCTGGCCGTCCTGGAGGACCTGCCGTCCCTGCGGCCTCCCGTTGACCACCTGTGCGAGCTGCTGCCTCGTCTGCAGGCACGTTTTTACTCCATCGCCTCTTCTGCCAAG GTCCATCCCACCTCTATacacatctgtgcagctgtggtgGAACACACCACCAAGACGGGGCGAGTCTTCAAGGGTGTGGCCACCAACTGGCTCAAAAACAAAGTTGTAACTGACAGTGGCCCAAAGCCAAATGTTCCCATGTACGTCAGGAAGTCACAGTTCCACCTGCCGCTCAGTGCCGCTAAACCGGTGGTTATGATTGGTCCGGGCACTGGCATTGCCCCGTTCATGGGATTCATCCAGGAGAGAGCTTGGCTGAAGGAACAAG GCGAGGAAGTTGGCGAGACAATACTTTACTTTGGCTGCCGCCATAGACACGAGGATTTCCTATACCAGGAAGAACTGCAGGAGTTTGAAAAAACCGGGGTTCTCACTCAGCTAAATGTGGCGTTTTCTAGGCAGCAGAAGCACAAG GTCTATGTTCAACATCTCCTCAAGAAGAAcaaagaacatttgtggaacCTGATACACTTACATAATGCGCACATCTACGTTTGTGG AGATGCACATAACATGGCCAGGGATGTGCAGGCTACGTTCCACGCCATCGCTGAAGAGGTTGAAGGGTTAACTCACGCTGAGGCTGTAGACTACTTCAAACGGCTGGCGACTTCAGGCCGCTACTCGCAAGACGTGTGGAGCTAA
- the pora gene encoding NADPH--cytochrome P450 reductase isoform X2 — translation MLRSYTTLRGERNMSNMVFQMTSFIEKMKENDRNIVVFYGSQTGTARGFATRLVKDAQNYSMRGMIADLQEYNMSELSRLTEIANSLAVFCMATCGEGEPTDNAQDFYGWMQGTYDSLEGVRFAVFGLGNKTYEHFNTIGKNTDQWLSDLGATRVCDLGLGDADNNLEEDFVCWTQRFWPAVCELLGVQAPRQECSFRQYELVVHNDISVSEVYSGELGHLMSFQIQKTPFNEKNPFLAPVILNRKLNKGGNRHLMHLELDISGSEIRYTAGDHAAVYPANDESLVNRLGERLGVNLDTIITLKNLDVGSDMLHPFPCPTSYRTALTHYLDITNPPRSNLLFELAQYASEPREQRAMREMACSSTEGKALYRSWVLDAERDVLAVLEDLPSLRPPVDHLCELLPRLQARFYSIASSAKVHPTSIHICAAVVEHTTKTGRVFKGVATNWLKNKVVTDSGPKPNVPMYVRKSQFHLPLSAAKPVVMIGPGTGIAPFMGFIQERAWLKEQGEEVGETILYFGCRHRHEDFLYQEELQEFEKTGVLTQLNVAFSRQQKHKVYVQHLLKKNKEHLWNLIHLHNAHIYVCGDAHNMARDVQATFHAIAEEVEGLTHAEAVDYFKRLATSGRYSQDVWS, via the exons ATGCTCAGATCTTACACTACACTCAGAGGAGAGAGAAATATG agCAATATGGTCTTTCAAATGACTAGTTTCATtgagaaaatgaaagaaaat GACAGAAATATTGTGGTGTTCTATGGTTCTCAAACTGGCACTGCGCGGGGTTTTGCTACCCGCCTGGTGAAAGATGCCCAGAATTACAGTATGAGAGGCATGATAGCTGACCTACAGGAGTACAACATG TCTGAGCTATCTCGTCTGACGGAGATCGCCAACTCCCTGGCAGTGTTCTGCATGGCTACATGTGGGGAAGGTGAACCTACTGATAATGCCCAGGACTTCTATGGCTGGATGCAGGGAACGTATGACAGTCTAGAGGGTGTGCGTTTTGCA GTGTTCGGATTGGGGAATAAGACGTATGAGCATTTCAACACTATTGGGAAGAATACAGACCAATGGCTGTCTGATCTAGGAGCTACGAGAGTTTGTGACCTTGGCCTTGGAGATGCAGACAACAA TTTGGAGGAAGACTTCGTATGTTGGACGCAGCGGTTCTGGCCAGCGGTGTGTGAGTTGTTGGGAGTGCAGGCTCCCCGGCAGGAATGCAG CTTTCGTCAGTATGAACTCGTGGTCCACAACGACAtcagtgtgagtgaggtgtactCAGGTGAGCTGGGTCACCTGATGAGCTTTCAGATCCAGAAAAC GCCTTTTAATGAGAAGAATCCCTTCTTGGCGCCTGTAATTCTTAACCGCAAACTCAACAAGGGCGGAAACCGTCACTTGATGCATTTAGAACTGGATATCTCAGGTTCTGAGATTAG GTATACTGCTGGAGACCATGCTGCTGTGTACCCTGCAAATGATGAGTCACTAGTGAACAGACTGGGGGAGAGACTGGGTGTCAACCTCGACACAATCATCACGCTCAAGAATCTGGATG TGGGTTCCGATATGCTGCACCCGTTCCCGTGTCCCACGTCCTACCGCACAGCCCTGACCCACTACCTGGACATCACCAACCCGCCGCGCTCTAACCTGCTGTTTGAGCTGGCCCAGTATGCATCGGAACCTCGGGAGCAGAGGGCGATGCGCGAGATGGCCTGTTCCTCCACCGAAGGCAAG GCACTGTACCGCAGCTGGGTGCTGGATGCAGAGAGGGATGTCCTGGCCGTCCTGGAGGACCTGCCGTCCCTGCGGCCTCCCGTTGACCACCTGTGCGAGCTGCTGCCTCGTCTGCAGGCACGTTTTTACTCCATCGCCTCTTCTGCCAAG GTCCATCCCACCTCTATacacatctgtgcagctgtggtgGAACACACCACCAAGACGGGGCGAGTCTTCAAGGGTGTGGCCACCAACTGGCTCAAAAACAAAGTTGTAACTGACAGTGGCCCAAAGCCAAATGTTCCCATGTACGTCAGGAAGTCACAGTTCCACCTGCCGCTCAGTGCCGCTAAACCGGTGGTTATGATTGGTCCGGGCACTGGCATTGCCCCGTTCATGGGATTCATCCAGGAGAGAGCTTGGCTGAAGGAACAAG GCGAGGAAGTTGGCGAGACAATACTTTACTTTGGCTGCCGCCATAGACACGAGGATTTCCTATACCAGGAAGAACTGCAGGAGTTTGAAAAAACCGGGGTTCTCACTCAGCTAAATGTGGCGTTTTCTAGGCAGCAGAAGCACAAG GTCTATGTTCAACATCTCCTCAAGAAGAAcaaagaacatttgtggaacCTGATACACTTACATAATGCGCACATCTACGTTTGTGG AGATGCACATAACATGGCCAGGGATGTGCAGGCTACGTTCCACGCCATCGCTGAAGAGGTTGAAGGGTTAACTCACGCTGAGGCTGTAGACTACTTCAAACGGCTGGCGACTTCAGGCCGCTACTCGCAAGACGTGTGGAGCTAA
- the pora gene encoding NADPH--cytochrome P450 reductase isoform X8 → MRIRPRDKHTPAAGKQLYKVIFSKYRRRSKSLDTAREEVFGLGNKTYEHFNTIGKNTDQWLSDLGATRVCDLGLGDADNNLEEDFVCWTQRFWPAVCELLGVQAPRQECSFRQYELVVHNDISVSEVYSGELGHLMSFQIQKTPFNEKNPFLAPVILNRKLNKGGNRHLMHLELDISGSEIRYTAGDHAAVYPANDESLVNRLGERLGVNLDTIITLKNLDVGSDMLHPFPCPTSYRTALTHYLDITNPPRSNLLFELAQYASEPREQRAMREMACSSTEGKALYRSWVLDAERDVLAVLEDLPSLRPPVDHLCELLPRLQARFYSIASSAKVHPTSIHICAAVVEHTTKTGRVFKGVATNWLKNKVVTDSGPKPNVPMYVRKSQFHLPLSAAKPVVMIGPGTGIAPFMGFIQERAWLKEQGEEVGETILYFGCRHRHEDFLYQEELQEFEKTGVLTQLNVAFSRQQKHKVYVQHLLKKNKEHLWNLIHLHNAHIYVCGDAHNMARDVQATFHAIAEEVEGLTHAEAVDYFKRLATSGRYSQDVWS, encoded by the exons ATGAGGATCAG ACCCAGAGATAAGCACACGCCCGCCGCAGG GAAACAGCTTTATAAAGTGATTTTCTCAAAATACAGAAGAAGGAGCAAGAGTTTGGACACAGCCAGAGAAGAG GTGTTCGGATTGGGGAATAAGACGTATGAGCATTTCAACACTATTGGGAAGAATACAGACCAATGGCTGTCTGATCTAGGAGCTACGAGAGTTTGTGACCTTGGCCTTGGAGATGCAGACAACAA TTTGGAGGAAGACTTCGTATGTTGGACGCAGCGGTTCTGGCCAGCGGTGTGTGAGTTGTTGGGAGTGCAGGCTCCCCGGCAGGAATGCAG CTTTCGTCAGTATGAACTCGTGGTCCACAACGACAtcagtgtgagtgaggtgtactCAGGTGAGCTGGGTCACCTGATGAGCTTTCAGATCCAGAAAAC GCCTTTTAATGAGAAGAATCCCTTCTTGGCGCCTGTAATTCTTAACCGCAAACTCAACAAGGGCGGAAACCGTCACTTGATGCATTTAGAACTGGATATCTCAGGTTCTGAGATTAG GTATACTGCTGGAGACCATGCTGCTGTGTACCCTGCAAATGATGAGTCACTAGTGAACAGACTGGGGGAGAGACTGGGTGTCAACCTCGACACAATCATCACGCTCAAGAATCTGGATG TGGGTTCCGATATGCTGCACCCGTTCCCGTGTCCCACGTCCTACCGCACAGCCCTGACCCACTACCTGGACATCACCAACCCGCCGCGCTCTAACCTGCTGTTTGAGCTGGCCCAGTATGCATCGGAACCTCGGGAGCAGAGGGCGATGCGCGAGATGGCCTGTTCCTCCACCGAAGGCAAG GCACTGTACCGCAGCTGGGTGCTGGATGCAGAGAGGGATGTCCTGGCCGTCCTGGAGGACCTGCCGTCCCTGCGGCCTCCCGTTGACCACCTGTGCGAGCTGCTGCCTCGTCTGCAGGCACGTTTTTACTCCATCGCCTCTTCTGCCAAG GTCCATCCCACCTCTATacacatctgtgcagctgtggtgGAACACACCACCAAGACGGGGCGAGTCTTCAAGGGTGTGGCCACCAACTGGCTCAAAAACAAAGTTGTAACTGACAGTGGCCCAAAGCCAAATGTTCCCATGTACGTCAGGAAGTCACAGTTCCACCTGCCGCTCAGTGCCGCTAAACCGGTGGTTATGATTGGTCCGGGCACTGGCATTGCCCCGTTCATGGGATTCATCCAGGAGAGAGCTTGGCTGAAGGAACAAG GCGAGGAAGTTGGCGAGACAATACTTTACTTTGGCTGCCGCCATAGACACGAGGATTTCCTATACCAGGAAGAACTGCAGGAGTTTGAAAAAACCGGGGTTCTCACTCAGCTAAATGTGGCGTTTTCTAGGCAGCAGAAGCACAAG GTCTATGTTCAACATCTCCTCAAGAAGAAcaaagaacatttgtggaacCTGATACACTTACATAATGCGCACATCTACGTTTGTGG AGATGCACATAACATGGCCAGGGATGTGCAGGCTACGTTCCACGCCATCGCTGAAGAGGTTGAAGGGTTAACTCACGCTGAGGCTGTAGACTACTTCAAACGGCTGGCGACTTCAGGCCGCTACTCGCAAGACGTGTGGAGCTAA